A genome region from Tenebrio molitor chromosome 4, icTenMoli1.1, whole genome shotgun sequence includes the following:
- the LOC138128021 gene encoding 2-methoxy-6-polyprenyl-1,4-benzoquinol methylase, mitochondrial-like isoform X1 → MFVTRIILRKSLSRRCTSAARFLNTAHNTNADEKRNSDGEEQTLFTNAALSYDKLNDFAFLGMHRIWRRIFIDRLSPTNNTKLIDMAGGTGAITIRFLEYVKNHNLKNCHVTVCDINKQMLDICKTKATNYDPSLITLVTADGENAPFENNSFNAYTVCYGLRCCPNREKMLKEAYRILQPGGKFLCLETSNANSKLAQRFYDMYGSYVLPVMGRMLGQQPIFDYLVESTKEFPDKETIKTMIEEAGFQQVTYESLGFGVMAIHSGIKA, encoded by the exons ATGTTCGTGACCAGAATTATTCTTCGCAAAAGTCTCTCGCGAAGATGCACTTCCGCTGCAAGATTTTTGAATACAGCACACAACACAAATGCGGACGAGAAACGAAATTCCGATGGAGAAG agcaGACCCTATTTACAAATGCAGCTCTCAGTTATGACAAACTAAATGACTTTGCGTTTTTGGGAATGCATCGAATTTGGAGGAGAATATTTATAGATCGTTTAAGCCCTACTAACAACACAAAACTCATCGACATGGCTGGCGGAACTG GTGCTATAACAATTCGGTTCCTCGAATATGTCAAAAACCATAACTTAAAGAACTGTCATGTCACCGTATGTGATATTAACAAACAGATGTTGGATATATGCAAAACTAAAGCTACGAATTACGATCCTTCTTTAATTACTTTAGTGACGGCTGATGGTGAAAATGCGCCGTTTGAAAATAATTCGTTTAATGCCTACACCGTATGTTACGGATTAAGGTGTTGTCCTAACAGGGAAAAGATGTTGAAAGAAGCTTATAGAATTTTACAACCTGGTGGTAAATTTCTTTGTTTGGAAACTAGCAACGCAAACAGTAAACTGGCTCAAAG gTTTTACGATATGTATGGCTCTTATGTCCTACCAGTGATGGGACGTATGTTGGGGCAACAACCAATCTTCGATTACTTGGTCGAAAGTACTAAGGAGTTCCCCGACAAG GAAACTATTAAGACGATGATAGAAGAAGCAGGTTTTCAACAAGTTACATACGAGAGTCTAGGTTTTGGTGTAATGGCGATACATTCTGGAATTAAAgcttaa
- the LOC138128020 gene encoding 2-methoxy-6-polyprenyl-1,4-benzoquinol methylase, mitochondrial-like, producing the protein MFVTRIILRKSLSQRCTSAARFLNTAHNTNADEKRNADRKKQTIFTNAALDYDKINDFASLGMHRIWRKAFIDRLGPTSNTKLIDMAGGTGATTIQFLEYVKDHNLKNCHVTVCDINEQMLDICKTKATNYDPSLITLVTADGENAPFENDSFNAYSICYGLRCCPNREKVLKEAYRILQPGGKFLCLETSNTNCKLAQGFYNMYGSYVLPVMGCMLGQQPIFDYLVESSKEFPDKETIKTMIEEAGFQQVTYESLGFGIMAIHSGIKA; encoded by the exons ATGTTCGTGACCAGAATAATTCTTCGCAAAAGTCTCTCGCAAAGATGCACTTCCGCTGCAAGATTTTTGAATACAGCACACAACACAAATGCGGACGAGAAACGGAATGCCGATAGAAAAA agcaGACTATATTTACAAATGCAGCTCTCGATtatgacaaaataaatgattttgcgTCTTTGGGAATGCATCGAATTTGGAGGAAAGCATTTATAGATCGTTTAGGCCCTACTAGCAACACAAAACTCATCGACATGGCTGGCGGAACTG GTGCTACAACTATTCAGTTCCTCGAATATGTCAAAGATCATAACTTAAAGAACTGTCATGTCACCGTATGTGATATTAACGAACAGATGTTGGATATATGCAAAACTAAAGCTACGAATTACGATCCTTCTTTAATTACTTTAGTGACGGCTGATGGTGAAAATGCACCGTTCGAAAATGATTCGTTTAATGCCTACTCCATATGTTACGGATTAAGATGTTGTCCTAACAGGGAAAAGGTGTTGAAAGAAGCTTATAGAATTTTACAACCTGGTGGTAAATTTCTTTGTTTGGAAACTAGCAACACAAACTGTAAACTGGCTCAAGG GTTTTACAATATGTACGGCTCTTATGTTCTACCAGTGATGGGATGTATGTTGGGGCAACAACCAATCTTCGATTACTTGGTCGAAAGTTCTAAGGAGTTTCCCGACAAG GAAACTATTAAGACAATGATAGAAGAAGCAGGTTTTCAACAAGTTACATACGAGAGTCTAGGTTTTGGTATAATGGCGATACATTCTGGAATTAAagcttaa
- the LOC138128021 gene encoding 2-methoxy-6-polyprenyl-1,4-benzoquinol methylase, mitochondrial-like isoform X2 — MRTRNEIPMEKTLFTNAALSYDKLNDFAFLGMHRIWRRIFIDRLSPTNNTKLIDMAGGTGAITIRFLEYVKNHNLKNCHVTVCDINKQMLDICKTKATNYDPSLITLVTADGENAPFENNSFNAYTVCYGLRCCPNREKMLKEAYRILQPGGKFLCLETSNANSKLAQRFYDMYGSYVLPVMGRMLGQQPIFDYLVESTKEFPDKETIKTMIEEAGFQQVTYESLGFGVMAIHSGIKA, encoded by the exons ATGCGGACGAGAAACGAAATTCCGATGGAGAAG ACCCTATTTACAAATGCAGCTCTCAGTTATGACAAACTAAATGACTTTGCGTTTTTGGGAATGCATCGAATTTGGAGGAGAATATTTATAGATCGTTTAAGCCCTACTAACAACACAAAACTCATCGACATGGCTGGCGGAACTG GTGCTATAACAATTCGGTTCCTCGAATATGTCAAAAACCATAACTTAAAGAACTGTCATGTCACCGTATGTGATATTAACAAACAGATGTTGGATATATGCAAAACTAAAGCTACGAATTACGATCCTTCTTTAATTACTTTAGTGACGGCTGATGGTGAAAATGCGCCGTTTGAAAATAATTCGTTTAATGCCTACACCGTATGTTACGGATTAAGGTGTTGTCCTAACAGGGAAAAGATGTTGAAAGAAGCTTATAGAATTTTACAACCTGGTGGTAAATTTCTTTGTTTGGAAACTAGCAACGCAAACAGTAAACTGGCTCAAAG gTTTTACGATATGTATGGCTCTTATGTCCTACCAGTGATGGGACGTATGTTGGGGCAACAACCAATCTTCGATTACTTGGTCGAAAGTACTAAGGAGTTCCCCGACAAG GAAACTATTAAGACGATGATAGAAGAAGCAGGTTTTCAACAAGTTACATACGAGAGTCTAGGTTTTGGTGTAATGGCGATACATTCTGGAATTAAAgcttaa